In a genomic window of Bordetella petrii:
- the pilL2 gene encoding PFGI-1 class ICE element type IV pilus protein PilL2: MCPSPPWFHHPERRLLAGVLGLLWSVLAAGCATTTAPPPPDAFEEVLAAPESEAPEYIPVVRYGRYTLVELAPTAAQRDLLLQTIDVSMPEDARATVGDGLRHVLKRSGYSLCQTAHAVIELYALPLPAAHLHLGPMTLRDALLTLAGPAWELHVDDRARQICFERPADSAAIEPASESPAAEAVQTFPLEPSVSGGQP, from the coding sequence ATGTGCCCCTCTCCACCTTGGTTTCACCATCCCGAACGCCGCCTGCTGGCGGGAGTCCTCGGCCTGCTCTGGTCGGTGCTGGCTGCTGGCTGCGCGACGACGACTGCGCCGCCCCCGCCCGATGCCTTCGAGGAAGTCTTGGCCGCGCCGGAATCCGAGGCGCCCGAGTACATCCCCGTCGTGCGCTACGGTCGCTACACGCTGGTCGAGCTGGCACCCACGGCGGCGCAGCGGGACCTGCTGTTGCAGACCATCGACGTGTCCATGCCCGAAGATGCCCGTGCCACCGTCGGCGATGGGCTGCGGCATGTGCTCAAGCGCAGCGGTTACAGCCTATGCCAGACGGCGCACGCGGTGATCGAGCTGTACGCGCTGCCGCTGCCGGCGGCGCACTTGCACCTCGGCCCCATGACCTTGCGCGATGCGCTGCTCACACTGGCTGGCCCCGCCTGGGAACTGCACGTGGATGATCGCGCACGGCAGATTTGCTTCGAACGGCCTGCCGACAGCGCGGCCATCGAACCCGCATCCGAGTCACCCGCCGCCGAGGCGGTGCAGACGTTCCCGCTGGAGCCTTCTGTTTCGGGAGGCCAGCCATGA
- a CDS encoding TIGR03759 family integrating conjugative element protein, whose protein sequence is MKPSIVLSAFLLASTQLPAWAQQPSAAPARNAQSQERPLVARTPNDQVASEWGLQPQEWARYRELMDGPLGIYSPNLDPLSALGIEARTDEERRRYAELQVQVEARRVEKLLAYQRAYDDAWQRLNPGMQRVNLPDDKPGAVRSSGRMAVFVKDGCVACGQLVQRLQSSGTEFDLYMVGSRQDDARIRDWAKRAQIDPARVRSGSITLNHDGGRWLSLGLPGDLPAVVREVNGQWQRQP, encoded by the coding sequence ATGAAGCCGTCGATCGTCCTTTCCGCGTTCCTGTTGGCATCCACCCAGTTGCCCGCCTGGGCGCAGCAGCCGTCCGCCGCCCCGGCCCGCAATGCGCAGAGCCAGGAGCGTCCGCTGGTCGCCCGAACCCCGAACGACCAGGTAGCAAGTGAGTGGGGCCTGCAACCGCAGGAATGGGCGCGCTATCGTGAGCTGATGGACGGGCCATTGGGCATCTACTCGCCCAACCTGGACCCGCTGTCCGCGCTGGGCATCGAGGCCCGCACCGATGAAGAACGGCGGCGCTACGCAGAACTGCAGGTGCAGGTCGAAGCACGCCGCGTCGAGAAATTGCTCGCCTACCAGCGCGCCTACGACGATGCCTGGCAGCGCCTGAACCCCGGCATGCAACGGGTGAACCTGCCTGACGACAAGCCCGGCGCAGTGCGCAGCAGCGGCCGTATGGCGGTGTTCGTCAAGGACGGCTGCGTGGCCTGCGGGCAACTCGTGCAGCGCCTGCAATCCTCGGGTACTGAGTTCGACCTGTACATGGTCGGCAGCCGCCAGGACGACGCGCGCATCCGCGACTGGGCCAAGCGCGCGCAGATCGACCCGGCACGGGTGCGCAGCGGCAGCATCACGCTCAACCATGACGGCGGCCGCTGGCTGTCGCTGGGCCTGCCCGGCGATCTCCCAGCGGTCGTGCGCGAGGTGAACGGCCAATGGCAGCGCCAACCCTGA
- a CDS encoding transglycosylase SLT domain-containing protein, translating to MAAPTLTAPLRALVLAAGLCVCAARAQEIPPPAYQLAAQRAGIPSAVLYAVALQESGIRRNGRIVPWPWSLNVAGQSRRYATRADACAGLQQAMRSTPHTRIDVGLGQINLGYQQQRYASACDLLDPYRNLAIAAEILKEQHTAGEDWLLAIGRYHRPAGGEPAARYRRSVSRHLARVQGTHPTAAVLAARQETSP from the coding sequence ATGGCAGCGCCAACCCTGACGGCGCCGTTGCGCGCACTGGTGCTCGCTGCTGGCCTCTGCGTCTGCGCCGCCCGGGCCCAGGAAATTCCACCACCGGCCTACCAGCTTGCCGCCCAGCGCGCGGGCATTCCCTCGGCGGTGCTCTACGCCGTGGCCTTGCAGGAGAGCGGCATCCGGCGTAACGGACGCATCGTCCCGTGGCCTTGGTCCCTCAACGTCGCCGGCCAGTCGCGCCGCTACGCGACCCGCGCCGACGCCTGCGCCGGTTTGCAGCAGGCGATGCGCTCCACGCCGCACACGCGCATCGACGTGGGCCTGGGTCAGATCAACCTCGGCTACCAACAGCAGCGTTACGCCAGCGCGTGCGACTTGCTCGACCCGTACCGCAACCTCGCCATCGCTGCCGAGATTCTGAAGGAGCAGCACACCGCCGGTGAGGACTGGTTGCTGGCGATCGGCCGCTACCACCGTCCGGCGGGCGGTGAGCCCGCTGCCCGCTATCGCCGCAGCGTGTCCCGCCACCTCGCGCGCGTGCAGGGCACGCACCCAACCGCCGCGGTCCTCGCCGCGCGCCAGGAGACCTCCCCATGA
- a CDS encoding integrating conjugative element protein has protein sequence MTKSHLAHLAAKGLLVLLAGLPLASRAGEPLIVVEDRGGTSALPYYEALNLQPRANAPARSPVPAPQIPATPADEAAMLPVRSAKLTSGTVARRVIEAPGLRPFVVVGDDEASQAWLRRHAASLRERGAVGLVVNVETVQGLERLRALAPGVPLAPVSGDDLAERLGLRHYPALITATGIEQ, from the coding sequence ATGACGAAATCCCATCTGGCCCATCTCGCGGCGAAAGGCCTGCTCGTGCTGCTGGCTGGTCTGCCGCTGGCCTCGCGTGCCGGCGAGCCGCTGATCGTGGTCGAAGACCGTGGCGGCACGTCGGCGCTGCCGTACTACGAAGCCCTGAACCTTCAGCCGCGCGCCAACGCTCCGGCCCGGTCGCCCGTCCCGGCGCCTCAGATCCCTGCCACACCGGCGGACGAGGCCGCGATGCTGCCGGTGCGTAGCGCCAAGCTCACGTCCGGCACCGTCGCGCGGCGGGTGATCGAGGCGCCGGGCCTGCGTCCCTTTGTGGTCGTGGGCGACGACGAGGCTTCCCAGGCCTGGTTGCGCCGCCATGCAGCCTCATTGCGCGAGCGCGGCGCGGTCGGTCTGGTGGTCAACGTCGAGACCGTCCAGGGCCTGGAGCGGCTGCGCGCACTGGCACCCGGCGTCCCCCTCGCGCCCGTGTCCGGTGACGACTTGGCCGAGCGCTTGGGCCTGCGGCACTACCCGGCGCTGATCACGGCCACCGGCATCGAGCAATGA
- the traD gene encoding type IV conjugative transfer system coupling protein TraD — MSGKQPVEVLLRPAVELYTVAACAGAAFLSLVAPWSLALSPAMGVGSALAFGAYGAIRYRDARVILRYRRNIRRLPRYVMTSKDVPVSQQRLFVGRGFLWEQKHTHRLMQTYRPEFRRYVEPTPAYRLTRRLEERLEFARFPLSRLPKLTGWDVPFNPVRPLPPVGGLPRLHGIEPEEVDVSLPLGERVGHSLVLGTTRVGKTRLAELFVTQDIRRKNAAGEHEVVIVIDPKGDADLLKRMYVEAQRAGREGEFYVFHLGWPDISARYNAVGRFGRISEVATRIAGQLSGEGNSAAFREFAWRFVNIIARALVELGQRPDYMLIQRHVINIDALFIEYAQHYFAKTEPKAWEVIVQIEAKLNEKNIPRNMIGREKRVVALEQYLSQARNYDPVLDGLRSAVRYDKTYFDKIVASLLPLLEKLTSGKIAQLLAPNYSDLADPRPIFDWMQVIRKRAIVYVGLDALSDAEVAAAVGNSMFSDLVSVAGHIYKHGIDDGLPGASAGARVPINVHADEFNELMGDEFIPLINKGGGAGLQVTAYTQTLSDIEARIGNRAKAGQVIGNFNNLFMLRVRETATAELLTRQLPKVEVYTTTIVSGATDSSDIRGATDFTSNTQDRISMSSVPMIEPSHIVGLPKGQCFALLQGGQLWKVRMPLPAPDPDEVMPQDLQQLAGYMRQSYSEATQWWEFTSSPALQDGALPDDLLDDAAAVEPGLVATDDSAGNEASP; from the coding sequence ATGTCGGGGAAACAGCCGGTCGAGGTGCTGCTTCGCCCAGCGGTGGAGCTATATACCGTCGCGGCGTGTGCGGGCGCCGCGTTTCTGTCCCTGGTGGCCCCGTGGTCGCTCGCGCTGAGCCCCGCCATGGGTGTCGGCAGCGCGTTGGCGTTCGGGGCCTATGGCGCGATCCGCTACCGCGATGCCCGCGTCATCCTGCGCTACCGGCGCAACATCCGCCGCCTGCCGCGCTACGTGATGACCAGCAAGGACGTGCCGGTCAGCCAGCAACGTCTGTTTGTGGGGCGCGGCTTTTTGTGGGAGCAGAAACACACCCATAGGCTCATGCAGACATACCGGCCGGAGTTTCGGCGCTACGTCGAGCCGACGCCGGCCTACCGACTGACGCGGCGCCTGGAGGAACGGCTGGAGTTCGCGCGGTTCCCGCTTTCCCGGCTGCCGAAACTCACCGGCTGGGACGTGCCTTTCAACCCAGTGCGCCCGCTGCCGCCCGTGGGCGGACTGCCTCGGCTGCACGGCATCGAACCCGAGGAGGTGGACGTCAGCCTGCCGCTCGGCGAGCGCGTCGGGCACTCATTGGTCTTGGGGACAACCCGCGTGGGCAAGACGCGGCTGGCCGAACTGTTCGTGACCCAGGACATCCGGCGAAAGAACGCGGCGGGAGAGCACGAGGTCGTGATCGTCATCGACCCCAAAGGGGATGCCGATCTGCTGAAGCGGATGTACGTCGAGGCGCAACGCGCGGGCCGCGAGGGCGAGTTCTATGTCTTCCATTTGGGCTGGCCGGACATTTCCGCCCGCTACAACGCCGTGGGGCGCTTTGGACGTATCAGCGAGGTGGCGACCCGCATTGCAGGGCAACTCTCCGGTGAAGGCAACTCGGCGGCTTTCAGGGAATTTGCCTGGCGCTTCGTCAACATCATCGCCCGCGCCTTGGTGGAACTGGGGCAGCGTCCGGACTACATGCTGATCCAGCGGCATGTCATCAACATCGACGCGCTGTTCATCGAGTACGCCCAGCACTACTTCGCCAAGACGGAGCCGAAAGCCTGGGAGGTGATCGTCCAGATCGAGGCCAAGCTCAACGAGAAGAACATCCCGCGCAACATGATCGGGCGCGAGAAGCGCGTGGTGGCGCTGGAGCAGTACCTGTCCCAAGCCCGCAACTACGACCCTGTGCTGGACGGTTTGCGCTCTGCCGTGCGGTACGACAAGACGTATTTCGACAAGATCGTCGCCAGCCTCTTGCCTCTGCTGGAAAAACTCACGAGCGGCAAGATCGCGCAGCTCCTGGCCCCGAACTATTCCGACCTGGCCGACCCGCGCCCGATCTTCGATTGGATGCAGGTCATTAGGAAGCGGGCCATCGTCTATGTGGGCCTGGACGCGCTGTCCGATGCCGAGGTCGCCGCAGCGGTCGGCAACTCGATGTTCAGCGATCTCGTCTCGGTCGCAGGCCATATCTACAAGCACGGGATCGACGATGGCCTGCCGGGCGCTTCGGCCGGCGCGCGCGTGCCGATCAACGTCCATGCCGATGAGTTCAACGAGTTGATGGGTGACGAGTTCATTCCGCTGATCAACAAAGGTGGTGGCGCCGGGCTGCAAGTCACCGCGTACACGCAGACCCTCTCGGACATTGAGGCCCGCATTGGCAACCGCGCCAAGGCCGGTCAGGTCATCGGCAACTTCAACAACCTGTTCATGCTGCGCGTGCGCGAGACCGCGACCGCTGAACTGCTGACCCGGCAACTACCGAAGGTCGAGGTTTATACGACCACCATCGTCAGCGGCGCGACCGACAGCTCGGACATTCGCGGGGCGACGGATTTCACGTCCAACACTCAGGACCGCATCAGCATGTCCAGCGTGCCGATGATCGAGCCGTCGCACATCGTCGGCTTGCCCAAGGGCCAGTGTTTTGCATTGTTGCAGGGCGGCCAACTTTGGAAGGTTCGCATGCCGCTGCCGGCACCGGACCCCGATGAGGTCATGCCACAGGATCTGCAACAACTCGCGGGCTACATGCGCCAGAGCTACAGCGAGGCCACGCAGTGGTGGGAGTTCACCAGCTCCCCGGCGCTGCAGGACGGGGCCTTGCCCGACGACCTGCTGGATGATGCTGCTGCGGTCGAACCTGGCCTTGTGGCCACCGACGACAGCGCCGGCAACGAGGCCTCGCCATGA
- a CDS encoding TIGR03747 family integrating conjugative element membrane protein — protein MKDAASTAQREQNQRQGLIVGTITLPFRLLGVLIGSLLFSIVVECVGMHLFWKDQGWRHSQQMLQYELGHLSNHFTRSVVVREPGRTAHELVDTGYEWVFVRSGLLERMSQTAERARAPSHGQTRNFRYYISQVYVWTESYLIAAAFTTLTFLVRLLVLVLTLPLISTAAFVGLIDGLVRRDVRRFGAGRESGFIYHRAKASLMPIAVLPWVTYLALPISVHPLLILLPSAALLGLAVSLTAGSFKKYL, from the coding sequence ATGAAGGATGCCGCCTCGACCGCGCAGCGGGAGCAGAACCAGCGCCAAGGCCTGATCGTCGGCACCATCACCTTGCCGTTCCGGCTGCTCGGGGTGCTGATCGGCTCACTGCTGTTCTCCATCGTCGTGGAATGCGTCGGCATGCACCTGTTCTGGAAGGACCAGGGCTGGCGTCACTCCCAGCAGATGTTGCAGTACGAGCTGGGGCACCTGTCCAACCACTTCACGCGCAGCGTCGTCGTGCGGGAGCCAGGGCGCACGGCGCATGAGCTGGTGGACACCGGCTACGAATGGGTATTCGTGCGCTCGGGACTGCTGGAACGCATGAGCCAGACCGCCGAGCGTGCCCGTGCGCCCAGCCACGGGCAGACGCGCAACTTCCGCTATTACATCAGCCAGGTCTATGTCTGGACCGAGAGCTACCTGATCGCCGCGGCCTTCACGACGCTGACCTTCCTTGTGCGCCTGCTGGTCCTTGTGCTCACGTTGCCGCTGATCTCCACTGCGGCGTTCGTCGGCCTGATCGACGGCTTGGTGCGCAGGGACGTGCGCCGGTTCGGCGCGGGCCGCGAATCGGGTTTCATCTACCACCGTGCGAAAGCCAGCCTGATGCCCATAGCCGTTCTGCCCTGGGTCACGTACCTGGCCTTGCCGATCTCGGTACACCCATTACTGATCCTCTTGCCGAGCGCCGCCTTGCTGGGACTGGCGGTGTCTCTGACTGCGGGGAGCTTCAAAAAGTACCTGTGA
- a CDS encoding integrative conjugative element protein, RAQPRD family gives MVALTWLRAAHRGVPTFLVMALLLGQSPMALGESPAQRQELVAALRQLDALERTVADSAAHASIQPGERYHFDYPRLLADLARMRAGIQAHLTPSRAQPRDTSELAGGYRTERAVEGSLPTTVENKP, from the coding sequence ATGGTGGCTTTAACCTGGCTGCGCGCCGCGCATCGCGGCGTGCCCACTTTTCTCGTGATGGCCCTCCTGCTGGGCCAGTCCCCGATGGCGTTGGGCGAGTCCCCGGCGCAGCGCCAGGAGTTGGTCGCCGCGCTGCGCCAGCTCGACGCGCTGGAGCGCACCGTCGCCGACAGCGCCGCGCATGCCTCCATCCAGCCGGGCGAACGCTATCACTTCGATTACCCGCGGCTGCTGGCTGATCTAGCGCGTATGCGCGCTGGCATCCAGGCCCACCTTACCCCGTCGCGTGCCCAGCCGCGCGACACCTCCGAACTGGCCGGCGGCTACCGCACCGAGCGGGCCGTCGAGGGATCGCTGCCGACGACTGTGGAGAACAAGCCATGA
- a CDS encoding TIGR03758 family integrating conjugative element protein, whose protein sequence is MNGAQVSAFQANSGIAPSAMATVLVGVVFAVLLVWGVWAIRTAYVGWSESRLNQRQFLGVCIRFVAMYLVLSFFLLS, encoded by the coding sequence ATGAACGGCGCCCAGGTCTCGGCATTTCAGGCCAACAGCGGCATCGCGCCTTCAGCGATGGCGACCGTCCTGGTCGGCGTCGTGTTCGCGGTCCTGCTCGTCTGGGGCGTCTGGGCCATCCGAACGGCCTACGTGGGGTGGTCCGAGAGCCGCCTCAACCAGCGCCAGTTCCTCGGCGTCTGCATCCGCTTCGTCGCGATGTACCTCGTCCTGAGTTTCTTCCTCCTCTCTTGA
- a CDS encoding TIGR03745 family integrating conjugative element membrane protein, whose translation MQNRILNSRLAQRAAVALGIAALPALSFAQGLPQLENPTRGTGNGIMETIRNYGYDIIMLVALLVVASMFIGVCYHAYGTYAEIHTGRKTWGQFGLTVAIGAVLLVIGIWLLTEATGIL comes from the coding sequence ATGCAAAACCGCATCCTCAATTCCCGTCTCGCCCAGCGCGCCGCCGTGGCCCTGGGCATCGCCGCGCTGCCCGCGCTGTCGTTCGCGCAGGGTTTGCCGCAGTTGGAGAACCCGACCCGTGGCACCGGCAACGGCATCATGGAGACGATCCGCAACTACGGCTACGACATCATCATGCTCGTGGCATTGCTGGTTGTGGCGTCGATGTTTATTGGCGTCTGCTACCACGCCTACGGGACCTACGCGGAAATCCACACTGGCCGCAAAACCTGGGGCCAATTCGGCCTCACGGTCGCCATCGGCGCAGTGCTGCTCGTGATCGGCATCTGGCTGCTCACCGAAGCCACCGGCATCCTGTAA
- a CDS encoding TIGR03750 family conjugal transfer protein, whose product MSEQQHVRADGTVTFLPHRLNRHPVVVRGLTADELWICCGLSGAAGLLVGAPLSWVFRTIALAPTFVVLGVAFGVFIGGGILRRLKRGRPDTWLYRQLQWRIATRHPLVAGWVGGHVLISRSGFWTTRRSAARGSR is encoded by the coding sequence ATGTCCGAGCAGCAGCACGTCCGTGCTGACGGGACGGTCACGTTCCTTCCGCACCGGCTCAACCGCCATCCCGTTGTTGTGCGCGGCCTCACCGCCGACGAGCTGTGGATCTGCTGCGGCCTGTCCGGCGCCGCCGGCCTGCTGGTCGGTGCGCCGCTGTCCTGGGTGTTCCGCACGATCGCGCTTGCACCCACGTTCGTCGTGCTGGGCGTGGCCTTCGGCGTGTTCATCGGGGGCGGCATCCTGCGTCGCCTCAAGCGTGGGCGTCCCGACACCTGGCTGTATCGGCAACTCCAGTGGCGCATCGCCACGCGCCACCCGCTGGTGGCAGGCTGGGTGGGCGGCCATGTACTGATCTCACGCTCCGGCTTCTGGACCACCCGAAGGTCTGCAGCAAGGGGGTCACGATGA